From a region of the Desulfobulbaceae bacterium DB1 genome:
- a CDS encoding NADPH-dependent FMN reductase — MGHYKIAVIVGSLRKDSFNRQMADAVVKLAPSEFMFQQVRIDDLPLYNQDDDANPGEPVKRLKDEIMTAQGLLFVTPEYNRSIPGVLKNALDHASRPYGQNAWAGKPAGILGVSIGALGTALAQQHLRNILSYLDVPTLGQPEAFCQVKDGLFDEQGNIGEDSKPFFQKWMNQYVAWVKKQSSRP, encoded by the coding sequence ATGGGCCATTATAAAATTGCCGTTATTGTCGGGAGTCTGCGTAAGGATTCATTCAATCGTCAAATGGCAGATGCCGTTGTTAAACTGGCACCGTCGGAATTCATGTTTCAACAGGTACGGATCGATGACTTGCCGCTTTACAACCAGGATGACGACGCGAATCCGGGGGAGCCCGTGAAGCGGTTGAAGGATGAAATCATGACGGCGCAAGGTCTTTTGTTCGTTACCCCTGAATACAACCGCTCGATACCTGGGGTGTTGAAGAATGCCCTGGACCATGCATCGCGTCCCTATGGACAAAATGCCTGGGCCGGGAAGCCTGCCGGAATTTTGGGGGTGTCGATCGGTGCCCTTGGAACAGCCCTGGCACAACAACATTTGCGCAACATTCTCTCGTATCTTGATGTGCCGACTCTTGGGCAGCCCGAAGCGTTTTGCCAAGTGAAAGACGGTCTGTTCGACGAGCAGGGGAACATCGGTGAAGACAGTAAACCATTTTTCCAGAAGTGGATGAATCAGTATGTGGCATGGGTAAAAAAGCAATCTTCGAGGCCGTAA
- a CDS encoding carbonate dehydratase: MNSIIDKQWHHLPTKEILDRLSSNAEKGLEQSEVEQLREKFGPNALTAKKGKGPLKRFLLQFHQPLIYILIVSGIITALLREWVDSGVIFGVVLVNAIIGYIQEAKAVNALAALARTMTTVATVVRQGEKKQIPATELVPGDIVLLASGDKVPADMRLLSIRDLRIDESALTGESLPVEKKAGELKHDTLLADRLNMAYASSLVTFGQGKGIVTAIGNHTEVGRISELIAAADELATPLTRKIAHFSHILLYAILGLAGITVAVGLLRGQSLFDMFMAAVALAVGAIPEGLPAAVTITLAIGVSRMAKQKAIIRKLPAVETLGSTTVICSDKTGTLTENQMTVQKIIAGGVEYEVSGAGYNPFNGEILQNGNNFDPGNAPVLVECLRAGILCNDSLLLQKDKEWLVQGDPTEGALFVPAIKGGMNLDEEKKRFPRLDVLPFESEHQYMATLHESKDDDKQLIFIKGAVEAVLGRCGSQLDAGGSVSDLDAEKIIQQVERMAKMGLRVLAFAEKKRPVAADGITHDDIRSDLVFIGLAAMIDPPRAEAIRAVKVCQNAGISVKMITGDHAVTAGAIAMQIGLNGTTTEKGDGPLVLTGSDLAALSDRQLIEQVEKTSVFARVAPEQKLRLVKALQSRGHVVAMTGDGVNDAPALKQADIGVAMGITGTEVSKEAADMVLTDDNFSSIEAAVEEGRGVFDNLTKFIVWTLPTNLGEGLVIMAAIFLGVTLPILPVQILWINMTTAGFLGLMLAFEPKEPGIMTRMPRNPKTPILTGNLIGRILLVGGLLLVFSFALFQWELADGADIAQARTVAVNAFVVMELFYLFNCRSLTKSIFQLGFFSNMWVFVGVATMLLVQIIYTYLPVMNRLFQGAPISLESWGRIVAAGIITYLIIEAEKWLWSRKGDQ; this comes from the coding sequence ATGAACTCAATAATCGACAAACAATGGCACCACCTTCCGACAAAGGAGATCCTTGATCGTCTGAGCAGCAATGCCGAAAAAGGGCTCGAACAATCCGAGGTTGAACAACTCCGGGAAAAATTCGGCCCCAATGCCTTAACCGCCAAAAAAGGGAAAGGGCCGCTCAAGCGTTTTCTGCTCCAGTTTCACCAACCGCTCATATATATCCTGATTGTCTCGGGAATTATTACAGCTCTCCTGCGGGAATGGGTGGACTCGGGCGTCATTTTCGGGGTCGTGCTGGTTAATGCGATTATCGGCTATATCCAGGAGGCAAAGGCGGTCAATGCCCTGGCCGCCTTGGCCCGGACCATGACAACCGTGGCCACGGTTGTGCGTCAGGGTGAAAAAAAACAGATTCCGGCAACGGAACTGGTGCCGGGCGATATTGTTTTGCTGGCCAGCGGCGACAAGGTTCCGGCGGATATGCGGCTTCTCTCGATTCGTGATCTGCGGATCGATGAGTCCGCCCTGACCGGCGAGTCACTGCCGGTAGAAAAAAAAGCGGGCGAGCTGAAGCATGACACGCTGCTGGCTGATCGGCTGAATATGGCCTATGCCTCCTCCCTTGTGACCTTCGGACAGGGGAAAGGGATTGTCACGGCAATCGGAAATCATACCGAGGTGGGCCGCATCTCGGAACTTATCGCCGCGGCCGACGAACTTGCAACCCCGCTCACCCGCAAGATTGCCCATTTCAGCCACATCCTGCTGTACGCCATTCTTGGCCTGGCCGGAATAACCGTTGCCGTGGGGCTCCTTCGGGGCCAGTCCCTTTTCGACATGTTCATGGCAGCGGTTGCCCTTGCGGTCGGCGCCATTCCGGAAGGTCTGCCGGCGGCGGTCACCATAACACTTGCCATCGGTGTGTCGCGCATGGCCAAACAAAAAGCCATCATCCGCAAACTGCCGGCGGTGGAAACCCTGGGCTCCACCACGGTGATCTGTTCCGACAAGACCGGAACCCTGACGGAAAACCAAATGACCGTCCAGAAAATAATTGCGGGCGGGGTGGAATACGAGGTGAGCGGAGCCGGTTATAATCCTTTTAACGGCGAGATTCTTCAAAACGGCAACAATTTTGATCCCGGCAACGCTCCCGTCCTTGTCGAATGCCTGCGTGCCGGAATCCTTTGCAACGACAGTCTGCTTTTGCAGAAGGACAAGGAATGGCTGGTGCAGGGCGACCCCACAGAAGGAGCGCTGTTTGTTCCCGCCATCAAGGGCGGCATGAACCTTGACGAAGAAAAAAAACGTTTTCCCCGTCTCGATGTCTTGCCCTTTGAATCGGAACATCAATACATGGCGACGCTGCATGAAAGCAAAGACGACGACAAACAACTGATCTTTATCAAAGGCGCGGTGGAGGCCGTTCTGGGTCGATGCGGCTCCCAGCTTGACGCCGGCGGTTCAGTCTCTGATCTGGATGCGGAGAAAATCATTCAGCAGGTTGAACGCATGGCGAAAATGGGCCTCAGGGTGCTTGCCTTTGCAGAAAAAAAACGACCTGTCGCAGCCGACGGCATCACCCATGACGATATTCGATCCGACCTGGTTTTCATCGGACTCGCGGCCATGATCGATCCGCCGCGGGCCGAGGCCATACGAGCGGTTAAAGTCTGCCAGAATGCCGGTATCAGCGTGAAGATGATCACCGGTGATCATGCCGTCACCGCCGGCGCCATTGCCATGCAGATCGGTTTAAACGGCACGACCACGGAAAAAGGCGACGGCCCGCTGGTTCTTACCGGCAGCGATCTGGCCGCTCTTTCCGATCGACAGCTGATTGAGCAGGTGGAAAAAACGTCGGTGTTTGCCCGGGTGGCGCCGGAGCAGAAACTGCGTCTGGTAAAGGCGTTGCAGTCCCGGGGCCACGTGGTGGCCATGACCGGCGACGGCGTTAATGATGCTCCGGCCTTGAAACAGGCGGACATAGGCGTGGCCATGGGGATAACCGGCACCGAGGTGTCGAAGGAGGCCGCCGACATGGTGCTGACCGACGACAATTTCAGTTCCATTGAGGCCGCGGTTGAAGAAGGACGCGGCGTCTTCGACAACCTGACCAAATTCATCGTCTGGACCCTGCCCACCAATCTCGGCGAAGGACTGGTTATCATGGCCGCTATTTTTCTTGGCGTTACCCTGCCGATTCTGCCTGTGCAGATTCTCTGGATCAACATGACCACTGCCGGGTTCCTCGGTCTGATGCTGGCCTTTGAACCCAAGGAGCCGGGCATCATGACCCGGATGCCCCGCAACCCGAAGACCCCGATCCTGACGGGAAATCTCATCGGCCGTATTCTTTTGGTCGGCGGTCTGCTGCTGGTTTTCTCTTTTGCCCTTTTTCAATGGGAGCTGGCGGACGGAGCGGATATTGCCCAGGCGCGCACGGTGGCGGTGAATGCCTTTGTGGTTATGGAACTTTTTTATCTGTTCAACTGCCGTTCCCTGACCAAGTCAATTTTCCAGCTTGGCTTTTTTTCCAACATGTGGGTATTCGTCGGCGTTGCGACCATGCTGCTGGTGCAGATTATTTACACCTATTTGCCGGTGATGAACAGATTGTTCCAGGGTGCTCCCATTTCGCTTGAATCCTGGGGAAGAATCGTTGCGGCAGGCATCATCACCTACCTCATAATAGAAGCGGAAAAATGGTTATGGAGCAGAAAAGGAGACCAATAG